The following coding sequences are from one Salvia hispanica cultivar TCC Black 2014 chromosome 3, UniMelb_Shisp_WGS_1.0, whole genome shotgun sequence window:
- the LOC125214987 gene encoding probable receptor-like protein kinase At1g11050: MKLILLFSIVTLFLSPLSVSAQNPTNTTAKCPMNLDYVSSVPWDVSECKEHLSPNSTRCCQALLSLYGVAFAENLKKTSLFQLPDLPTSISCLDDFQAKLNSLSLPSNLTSVCFDPPQFVTSPNICASIQSTSDWVRKLGNSTVLDSACKPDLTDLTACDACVAAGFRVQSSLTAIDGNMSHSTDCFYFAVLYAAGIVNQFGPESIGAVSCIFGLSVVSHKSSSGRRRSGLIYGVAGAGVALVLVSCLLGLYIWWARRFKERGDEGEEELGSRPRRPAVVSIWFKIQELEKATDGFSPKNFLGRGGFGMVYRGTLSDGTVVAVKKIIESDIEGNAEFCNEVEIISNLKHRNLLPLRGCCVVDENGGPHESERYLVYDYMPNGNLDDHLFPVSGSGVSPLSWPMRKSVIMDVAKGLAYLHYGVKPAIFHRDIKGTNILLDGEMRARVADFGLAKQSREGQSHLTTRVAGTHGYLAPEYALYGQLTEKSDVYSFGVVVLEIMCGRRALDLSAGSPLITDWAWELVKGGKLEKVLDPCLVNTGDSQSTNPRGVMERFVLVGILCAHVMVALRPTIVEALKMLEGDIEVPMIPDRPTPLGHHSFQRSFSISPALSALQLNSGDMLR; this comes from the coding sequence ATGAAGctgattttacttttctcGATCGTCACTCTGTTTCTATCTCCTCTTTCCGTCTCCGCTCAAAATCCGACAAACACAACCGCAAAATGCCCCATGAATTTGGATTATGTGAGCTCAGTTCCATGGGATGTATCCGAGTGCAAAGAGCATCTCTCTCCCAACAGCACACGGTGCTGCCAAGCCCTCCTCTCTCTATACGGCGTCGCATTCGCGGAGAATCTAAAAAAGACATCTTTGTTCCAGCTCCCTGATTTGCCCACCTCGATTTCATGCCTTGATGATTTTCAGGCGAAATTGAACTCTCTCTCTTTGCCGTCGAATTTGACTTCGGTGTGTTTTGATCCTCCGCAATTCGTGACGTCTCCGAACATTTGTGCTTCGATTCAATCGACTTCTGATTGGGTGAGGAAGCTTGGGAATTCGACGGTGTTGGACTCTGCTTGCAAGCCAGACCTCACTGATCTCACCGCTTGTGATGCTTGTGTTGCTGCGGGATTCAGGGTTCAATCGAGTTTGACTGCAATTGATGGTAATATGTCTCATTCCACTGATTGTTTCTACTTTGCTGTGTTGTATGCTGCTGGGATTGTGAATCAGTTTGGACCTGAGAGCATTGGTGCTGTTTCTTGTATTTTCGGTTTATCGGTTGTTTCTCACAAGAGCTCATCGGGTAGGAGGCGGTCGGGTTTGATTTACGGCGTTGCTGGAGCTGGTGTGGCTCTTGTTTTAGTGTCTTGTTTGTTGGGGTTGTACATTTGGTGGGCTAGGAGGTTTAAAGAGAGGGGTGATGAGGGAGAGGAGGAGTTGGGGTCTAGGCCGAGGAGGCCGGCCGTTGTGTCGATATGGTTTAAGATTCAAGAACTCGAGAAGGCAACGGATGGGTTTTCGCCTAAGAACTTTCTCGGGAGAGGGGGTTTTGGGATGGTGTATCGAGGGACGTTGAGTGATGGAACGGTTGTTGCAGTGAAAAAGATAATAGAGTCGGATATAGAAGGGAATGCGGAATTTTGTAATGAAGTTGAGATCATTAGTAACTTGAAGCATAGGAATCTGTTGCCTCTTAGAGGGTGTTGTGTGGTTGATGAGAATGGTGGTCCGCACGAGAGTGAGCGTTATCTTGTGTATGACTACATGCCGAATGGGAATCTTGATGACCATCTGTTTCCGGTGAGTGGCAGTGGGGTTTCCCCGTTGTCGTGGCCTATGAGGAAGAGTGTGATCATGGATGTGGCGAAAGGGCTTGCTTATCTGCATTATGGCGTTAAGCCAGCTATCTTTCATCGGGATATCAAGGGGACTAATATATTGCTGGATGGTGAGATGAGGGCGAGGGTGGCGGATTTTGGGCTGGCGAAGCAGAGCAGGGAAGGGCAGTCTCATCTCACGACTCGTGTGGCTGGGACGCACGGGTATTTAGCACCTGAGTACGCGTTGTACGGGCAGTTGACTGAGAAAAGCGACGTGTACAGCTTTGGAGTTGTTGTTTTGGAGATCATGTGTGGGAGGAGGGCTCTTGATCTGTCCGCGGGGTCGCCTCTGATCACAGACTGGGCTTGGGAGCTCGTGAAAGGCGGGAAGCTCGAGAAGGTGTTGGATCCTTGCCTGGTCAACACTGGAGATTCACAGAGTACGAATCCAAGAGGGGTGATGGAGAGATTCGTCCTCGTTGGCATTCTGTGTGCTCATGTCATGGTCGCCCTAAGGCCGACCATTGTAGAGGCGTTGAAGATGTTGGAAGGTGATATCGAGGTTCCCATGATTCCGGATAGGCCGACCCCTCTCGGCCACCACTCGTTCCAAAGGAGCTTCAGCATTTCCCCGGCTTTGAGTGCGTTGCAGCTCAATTCCGGGGACATGCTTAGGTGA